One window from the genome of Hippocampus zosterae strain Florida chromosome 7, ASM2543408v3, whole genome shotgun sequence encodes:
- the mpp2b gene encoding MAGUK p55 subfamily member 2b isoform X2, which translates to MPVATAFSDSAMQQTLDTLSDSVSLTTANDLDLIFLKGIMESPVAHERFEEPKLEAVRENNVELVQDILKELGPLAHRNQTADELVRILKEPHFQSLLETHDSVASKNYETPPPSPCAFMDAALNNQPVPPDAVRMVGIRKVSGEHLGVTFRVESGELVIARILHGGMIDQQGLLHVGDIIKEVNGKEVGNDPKVLQEMLKEASGSVVLKILPSYQEPHTPRQAFVKCHFDYDPSQDNLIPCKEAGLSFCSGDILQIFNQEDLNWWQACHIQGGSAGLIPSQLLEEKRKAFVKRDLELVTTGPLCGGVGGKKKKKMMYLTTKNAEFDRHELRIYEEVAKVPPFRRKTLVLIGAQGVGRRSLKNKLLVLDPQRYGTTIPFTSRKPKVDERDGQMYSFMTRGEMECDIKNGRFLEHGEYDGNLYGTKINSIHEVTETGKVCILDVNPQALKVLRTSEFLPYVVFIEAPDFEVLKAMNRSAIESGVVTKQLTDSELKRTVDESERIKRAYGHYFDLCIVNDGLEATFRSVRSAMEKLFNEQQWVPVSWVF; encoded by the exons ATGCCCGTGGCAACAGCTTTTTCTGACTCGG CCATGCAGCAGACTTTGGACACGCTGAGCGACAGCGTCAGCTTGACGACGGCCAACGACCTGGACCTCATCTTCCTCAAAGGCATCATGGAGAGCCCGGTG GCTCACGAGCGCTTTGAGGAGCCCAAGCTGGAGGCGGTGAGGGAGAACAACGTGGAGCTTGTGCAGGACATCCTCAAGGAGCTCGGCCCTCTGGCGCACAGGAACCAAACCGCCGACGAGCTGGTGCGCATCCTGAAGGAGCCTCACTTCCAG TCTCTGCTGGAGACTCATGACTCGGTGGCGTCCAAAAACTACGAAACTCCTCCCCCCAGCCCTTGCGCTTTCATGGACGCGGCCCTCAACAACCAACCCGTGCCCCCCGACGCCGTGAGGATGGTGGGCATCCGCAAGGTGTCCGGCGAGCACCTG GGAGTGACGTTTCGCGTGGAGAGCGGCGAGCTGGTGATCGCCAGAATCCTCCACGGCGGCATGATTGACCAGCAAGGTCTGCTCCACGTGGGCGACATCATCAAGGAGGTGAACGGCAAGGAGGTGGGCAACGACCCCAAAGTCCTGCAGGAGATGCTCAAGGAGGCCAGCGGCAGCGTGGTGCTCAAGATCCTGCCCAGCTACCAGGAGCCGCACACGCCCAGACAG GCTTTTGTCAAATGCCACTTTGACTACGACCCGTCTCAGGACAACCTAATTCCGTGCAAAGAGGCGGGGCTGAGCTTCTGCAGCGGAGACATTCTGCAAATTTTCAACCAGGAAGATCTGAACTGGTGGCAG GCCTGTCATATCCAGGGAGGAAGCGCCGGTTTAATTCCAAGTCAGCTCCTCGAGGAAAAGAGGAAAGCGTTTGTGAAAAGAGACCTGGAGCTCGTCACCACAG GTCCTTTGTGTGGCGGAGTGGgtggcaagaaaaagaaaaagatgatgtACTTAACCACCAAGAACGCAG AATTTGATCGCCACGAGCTGCGGATCTACGAGGAGGTGGCCAAGGTGCCCCCCTTCCGAAGGAAGACGCTGGTCCTGATTGGGGCGCAGGGCGTCGGCCGTCGCAGTCTAAAGAACAAGCTGCTGGTGTTGGATCCCCAGCGCTACGGCACCACCATCCCCT TCACCAGCAGGAAACCAAAGGTGGACGAGAGAGACGGCCAGATGTATTCCTTCATGACGCGCGGCGAAATGGAGTGCGACATCAAGAACGGGCGTTTCCTGGAGCACGGCGAATACGACGGCAACTTGTACGGGACCAAAATCAACTCCATCCACGAGGTGACGGAAACGGGGAAGGTCTGCATCCTGGATGTCAACCCTCAG GCTCTTAAAGTCCTGCGGACGTCGGAGTTCTTGCCCTACGTCGTGTTCATCGAGGCTCCCGATTTTGAGGTCCTCAAAGCCATGAACCGATCGGCCATCGAGTCGGGAGTGGTCACCAAGCAGCTCACG GACTCTGAGCTCAAGAGGACGGTGGACGAGAGCGAGCGCATCAAGAGGGCCTACGGACATTACTTTGACCTCTGTATCGTCAATGACGGCCTCGAAGCGACATTCCGCAGCGTGCGCTCTGCCATGGAAAAACTGTTCAACGAGCAGCAGTGGGTGCCTGTCAGCTGGGTCTTTTGA
- the mpp2b gene encoding MAGUK p55 subfamily member 2b isoform X1 codes for MAGSLFGRLSLEEGGSAFSLEGLEMKLGGEAMQQTLDTLSDSVSLTTANDLDLIFLKGIMESPVAHERFEEPKLEAVRENNVELVQDILKELGPLAHRNQTADELVRILKEPHFQSLLETHDSVASKNYETPPPSPCAFMDAALNNQPVPPDAVRMVGIRKVSGEHLGVTFRVESGELVIARILHGGMIDQQGLLHVGDIIKEVNGKEVGNDPKVLQEMLKEASGSVVLKILPSYQEPHTPRQAFVKCHFDYDPSQDNLIPCKEAGLSFCSGDILQIFNQEDLNWWQACHIQGGSAGLIPSQLLEEKRKAFVKRDLELVTTGPLCGGVGGKKKKKMMYLTTKNAEFDRHELRIYEEVAKVPPFRRKTLVLIGAQGVGRRSLKNKLLVLDPQRYGTTIPFTSRKPKVDERDGQMYSFMTRGEMECDIKNGRFLEHGEYDGNLYGTKINSIHEVTETGKVCILDVNPQALKVLRTSEFLPYVVFIEAPDFEVLKAMNRSAIESGVVTKQLTDSELKRTVDESERIKRAYGHYFDLCIVNDGLEATFRSVRSAMEKLFNEQQWVPVSWVF; via the exons ATGGCTGGCAGCCTGTTTGGAAGACTCTCCCTTGAGGAGGGGGGCTCGGCCTTCTCCCTGGAGGGGTTGGAAATGAAGCTCGGGGGAGAAG CCATGCAGCAGACTTTGGACACGCTGAGCGACAGCGTCAGCTTGACGACGGCCAACGACCTGGACCTCATCTTCCTCAAAGGCATCATGGAGAGCCCGGTG GCTCACGAGCGCTTTGAGGAGCCCAAGCTGGAGGCGGTGAGGGAGAACAACGTGGAGCTTGTGCAGGACATCCTCAAGGAGCTCGGCCCTCTGGCGCACAGGAACCAAACCGCCGACGAGCTGGTGCGCATCCTGAAGGAGCCTCACTTCCAG TCTCTGCTGGAGACTCATGACTCGGTGGCGTCCAAAAACTACGAAACTCCTCCCCCCAGCCCTTGCGCTTTCATGGACGCGGCCCTCAACAACCAACCCGTGCCCCCCGACGCCGTGAGGATGGTGGGCATCCGCAAGGTGTCCGGCGAGCACCTG GGAGTGACGTTTCGCGTGGAGAGCGGCGAGCTGGTGATCGCCAGAATCCTCCACGGCGGCATGATTGACCAGCAAGGTCTGCTCCACGTGGGCGACATCATCAAGGAGGTGAACGGCAAGGAGGTGGGCAACGACCCCAAAGTCCTGCAGGAGATGCTCAAGGAGGCCAGCGGCAGCGTGGTGCTCAAGATCCTGCCCAGCTACCAGGAGCCGCACACGCCCAGACAG GCTTTTGTCAAATGCCACTTTGACTACGACCCGTCTCAGGACAACCTAATTCCGTGCAAAGAGGCGGGGCTGAGCTTCTGCAGCGGAGACATTCTGCAAATTTTCAACCAGGAAGATCTGAACTGGTGGCAG GCCTGTCATATCCAGGGAGGAAGCGCCGGTTTAATTCCAAGTCAGCTCCTCGAGGAAAAGAGGAAAGCGTTTGTGAAAAGAGACCTGGAGCTCGTCACCACAG GTCCTTTGTGTGGCGGAGTGGgtggcaagaaaaagaaaaagatgatgtACTTAACCACCAAGAACGCAG AATTTGATCGCCACGAGCTGCGGATCTACGAGGAGGTGGCCAAGGTGCCCCCCTTCCGAAGGAAGACGCTGGTCCTGATTGGGGCGCAGGGCGTCGGCCGTCGCAGTCTAAAGAACAAGCTGCTGGTGTTGGATCCCCAGCGCTACGGCACCACCATCCCCT TCACCAGCAGGAAACCAAAGGTGGACGAGAGAGACGGCCAGATGTATTCCTTCATGACGCGCGGCGAAATGGAGTGCGACATCAAGAACGGGCGTTTCCTGGAGCACGGCGAATACGACGGCAACTTGTACGGGACCAAAATCAACTCCATCCACGAGGTGACGGAAACGGGGAAGGTCTGCATCCTGGATGTCAACCCTCAG GCTCTTAAAGTCCTGCGGACGTCGGAGTTCTTGCCCTACGTCGTGTTCATCGAGGCTCCCGATTTTGAGGTCCTCAAAGCCATGAACCGATCGGCCATCGAGTCGGGAGTGGTCACCAAGCAGCTCACG GACTCTGAGCTCAAGAGGACGGTGGACGAGAGCGAGCGCATCAAGAGGGCCTACGGACATTACTTTGACCTCTGTATCGTCAATGACGGCCTCGAAGCGACATTCCGCAGCGTGCGCTCTGCCATGGAAAAACTGTTCAACGAGCAGCAGTGGGTGCCTGTCAGCTGGGTCTTTTGA
- the LOC127603452 gene encoding nuclear distribution protein nudE-like 1-B yields the protein MEADKIPKFSSKDEEINFWKALYVKYKANYQEAHDELLEFQEGSRELEAELEAQLGQAEHRLKDLQSDNLRLKNDVETLKERLEQQYSQSYKQISVLEDDLVQTRSIKEQLHKYVRELEQSNDDLERAKRATIVSLENFEQRLNQAIERNAFLESELDEKESLLESVQRLKDEARDLRQELAVRERQADVSRTSGSNSPTHDDVKMDSASLCGPALPLSKSLDVTLIGNVAGLSTSNSPLTPSARISALNIVSDLLRKVGVLEAKLAACRNLAKEQHAKKTYALDNGNILNANSSAYSQSLHITYLDKGRGTSRLDPGTLNAITVPPAASSAGLVPLTV from the exons ATGGAAGCGGACAAGATACCTAAATTCTCCTCCAAGGATGAGGAAATCAACTTTTGGAAAGCTCTCTACGTCAAGTACAAGGCAAA CTACCAGGAGGCTCACGATGAGCTATTGGAGTTTCAGGAGGGCAGCAGGGAGCTGGAGGCTGAGCTGGAAGCGCAGCTAGGCCAGGCCGAGCATCGCCTCAAGGACCTCCAGTCGGACAATCTCAGGCTGAAGAATGATGTGGAGACGCTCAAG GAAAGGCTGGAGCAGCAGTACTCCCAGAGTTACAAGCAGATCTCTGTTCTGGAGGACGACCTGGTGCAGACGCGCAGCATCAAGGAGCAGCTCCACAAATACGTGCGAGAACTGGAACAGTCCAACGATGACCTGGAACGAGCCAAGAG AGCGACCATCGTTTCTCTAGAGAACTTTGAGCAACGTCTTAACCAGGCCATCGAAAGGAACGCCTTCCTGGAGAGCGAGCTGGACGAGAAGGAGTCGCTCCTCGAGTCCGTTCAGAGACTCAAGGATGAAGCCAGAG ATTTGCGTCAGGAACTGGCCGTGCGGGAGCGTCAGGCGGACGTGAGCCGGACGTCGGGCTCCAACTCGCCCACCCACGACGACGTCAAGATGGACTCGGCGTCGCTCTGCGGTCCCGCGTTGCCTCTTAGCAAAAGTCTGGACGTCACGCTCATTGGTAACGTGGCAG gacttTCCACGAGCAACTCACCGCTGACTCCCTCAGCGCGGATATCAGCTCTCAACATCGTCAGCGATCTACTGAGGAAAGTCGGG GTTCTGGAGGCCAAACTGGCAGCGTGCAGGAACCTGGCCAAGGAACAGCACGCCAAGAAGACTTACGCTCTGGACAACGGCAACATCCTCAATGCTAACAGTAGCGCCTACTCGCAGTCATTGCATATCACCTATTTGGACAAAGG cagAGGGACCAGCAGGCTAGATCCAGGGACCCTCAATGCCATCACGGTCCCTCCTGCCGCCTCATCGGCCGGCTTGGTGCCCCTCACCGTGTGA